A window from uncultured Desulfobacter sp. encodes these proteins:
- a CDS encoding DUF4438 domain-containing protein, whose protein sequence is MLKTNKDKVVEMFLACKPGMPRAGAGWKVDHQGNPFLLPGIGGITLNVQAGDSAFGLAGDHIEPGVSCTANMEKPNDFPNNTLQLFSCVGNQAKIISGDAQGDTGVVIGHHGGSEHIIVEFPKETKEKMSYDDKILIRAKGQGLALTDYPDIKLFNLDPELLEKMNIVEIGGGILQVPVTTIVPAPCMGSGVGRAHVGAGDYDVMTSDPDTVKKYNLDKIRFGDFVALMDHDNRYGRAYVQGAVSIGIVVHSDCLLAGHGPGVSTLLTCATSKIEPKIDPTANIADLLGIGSAAGS, encoded by the coding sequence ATGTTAAAAACCAACAAAGATAAAGTAGTTGAAATGTTTCTGGCCTGTAAACCCGGTATGCCCCGGGCCGGTGCCGGATGGAAAGTGGACCACCAAGGCAATCCGTTTCTTCTGCCCGGTATCGGGGGCATCACGCTGAATGTCCAGGCCGGGGATTCGGCCTTCGGCCTGGCCGGCGACCATATCGAGCCCGGGGTTTCCTGCACGGCCAATATGGAAAAGCCCAATGATTTTCCCAACAATACCCTGCAGCTGTTCTCCTGTGTAGGCAACCAGGCAAAGATCATCTCAGGGGATGCCCAGGGAGACACCGGCGTGGTCATCGGCCACCACGGCGGTTCCGAACATATCATTGTGGAATTTCCCAAAGAAACCAAGGAAAAGATGAGCTACGATGACAAGATCCTGATCCGGGCCAAAGGCCAGGGACTTGCACTGACGGATTATCCGGACATCAAGCTATTCAATCTGGACCCGGAACTGCTGGAAAAAATGAATATTGTCGAAATCGGTGGCGGGATCCTCCAGGTGCCGGTGACCACCATTGTACCTGCGCCCTGCATGGGGTCGGGTGTTGGCCGGGCCCATGTGGGGGCAGGTGATTATGATGTGATGACCTCGGACCCCGACACCGTAAAAAAATACAATCTGGATAAAATCAGGTTCGGAGATTTTGTGGCCCTGATGGACCATGATAACCGCTATGGCAGGGCCTATGTCCAGGGAGCGGTCTCCATCGGCATTGTGGTACACTCAGACTGTTTACTGGCAGGCCACGGCCCCGGCGTCTCCACGCTGTTGACCTGTGCGACCTCCAAAATTGAACCTAAAATTGACCCGACTGCCAATATTGCTGATCTTCTGGGTATAGGCAGCGCGGCCGGATCATAA
- a CDS encoding TetR/AcrR family transcriptional regulator, whose product MGRKSISHIRKPEILRHTYKVVEEEGFKGMTIGKIAKRMGVNSGLLIHYFKSKEGLIMEMVDFLYETSMNNYLKELEMLTSAKERMDTLLEILFDARGTWPQRDAVFWSCYAMGFRDENIRERIRDMMLKFIEFGIEEIAGWEKTGLASVENKKRASAQIFALSEGFGIVKNSLDDPRLIQEVADSFKSTTLQILNCKSANKE is encoded by the coding sequence ATGGGAAGAAAAAGCATATCTCATATCAGAAAACCTGAAATACTGAGACATACCTACAAGGTTGTGGAAGAAGAAGGCTTTAAAGGTATGACCATCGGTAAAATCGCAAAGCGCATGGGTGTCAATTCCGGCCTGCTGATTCATTACTTCAAAAGTAAAGAAGGCCTGATTATGGAAATGGTGGATTTCCTTTATGAAACGTCCATGAACAATTATCTCAAGGAGCTTGAGATGCTCACCAGCGCCAAGGAGCGAATGGATACCCTCCTAGAAATCCTTTTTGACGCCCGGGGCACCTGGCCCCAGCGGGATGCCGTGTTCTGGTCATGTTACGCCATGGGATTCCGGGATGAGAATATCAGGGAAAGAATCCGGGACATGATGCTTAAATTTATTGAATTCGGCATTGAGGAGATCGCAGGCTGGGAAAAGACAGGACTTGCCAGTGTAGAAAATAAAAAAAGAGCCTCGGCCCAGATCTTTGCCCTGTCGGAAGGCTTTGGTATTGTGAAAAATTCATTGGATGATCCCAGGCTCATCCAGGAAGTTGCAGATTCTTTTAAGAGCACCACACTGCAAATTTTAAATTGTAAATCAGCAAATAAAGAGTAG
- a CDS encoding macro domain-containing protein, with product MLNYKIGDLFKEDAEAIVNTVNCVGAMGRGIALQFKKAYPANYKAYASACKHKQVVPGKMFVFETGEMLNPQFIINFPTKRHWRGKSRIEDVESGLQDLRAVIERHNIRSIAIPPLGSGLGGLNWSEVRERIERALSNLENVKVVIFEPIGAPDAKAMVRNKQVPKMTEGRAALVELINRYLAGLLDPFISLLEIHKLMYFLQESGEPLRLQYEKAPYGPYAKNLRHVLNAIEGHLITGYADGGDDPNKPLELIPGASEDAKKFLKVKKTTLKRFEKVSKLVEGFESQFGLELLSTVHWVIEKEKANSPQDVMEKIYGWNNRKKQFTTRQISIAIKTLSKHGWIQESSFAI from the coding sequence ATGTTAAATTATAAAATAGGCGATTTATTCAAAGAGGATGCAGAGGCGATTGTCAACACAGTTAATTGTGTGGGGGCGATGGGTCGAGGCATTGCTTTGCAGTTCAAGAAAGCCTATCCAGCTAACTACAAAGCATACGCATCGGCATGTAAGCACAAACAAGTAGTACCTGGTAAAATGTTCGTTTTTGAAACTGGTGAAATGTTGAATCCTCAATTTATAATCAATTTTCCTACCAAAAGGCATTGGCGAGGTAAAAGTCGGATAGAAGATGTTGAATCGGGACTACAAGATCTTCGTGCAGTAATCGAGAGACATAATATTCGATCAATTGCAATTCCTCCTCTCGGCTCCGGCCTTGGTGGATTAAACTGGTCAGAAGTAAGAGAACGAATCGAGAGAGCTTTAAGTAACCTTGAAAATGTAAAAGTGGTCATATTTGAACCTATAGGAGCTCCAGACGCTAAAGCGATGGTACGGAATAAACAGGTTCCTAAAATGACTGAGGGACGAGCAGCTCTTGTTGAATTAATCAATCGATACTTAGCAGGATTATTAGATCCCTTTATAAGCCTCTTGGAAATCCATAAGTTGATGTATTTTTTACAAGAATCAGGGGAGCCTTTACGATTGCAATATGAGAAAGCTCCTTATGGGCCATATGCTAAAAATCTTAGACACGTATTGAATGCAATCGAAGGTCATTTGATTACAGGCTATGCAGACGGAGGAGACGACCCCAATAAGCCTCTTGAACTTATACCTGGGGCTTCCGAAGATGCCAAAAAATTTCTCAAAGTTAAAAAAACGACATTAAAACGCTTTGAAAAAGTATCAAAATTAGTTGAAGGTTTTGAATCACAATTTGGATTGGAACTCTTATCGACTGTACATTGGGTCATAGAGAAAGAAAAAGCGAACTCTCCTCAAGACGTAATGGAAAAAATTTATGGTTGGAATAATAGAAAGAAACAATTTACAACCCGCCAAATTTCAATAGCTATCAAAACACTTAGCAAGCACGGTTGGATTCAAGAATCTTCTTTTGCTATATGA
- a CDS encoding AEC family transporter, translating to MIIINTLFPLLAMMALGYGLKRRGMTSDEFLKTLDRLVYYIFFPVMLFWKTAKPTGADTSGTALLMAVLVTVCLASLISYFYIRITKMEDKAVGSFFQASFRFNTYIGMATILTVLGEEGVRLFSILIGCLIPAINVFSVSVLIWHSGRTPSMGQRLWLLLRALISNPLIIGCAAGLLLSRTGYRLPAFIDNFLALTASMTLPLALISMGGTLTFSGISRHWPNALAAAAIKLTIMPVTGYMMLNLFSLSDTAFRTGMIYFSLPTSTAIAVLSAQLNSDVELASTAVMVSTLLSFISLSVALVI from the coding sequence ATGATAATAATCAACACCCTGTTCCCCCTGCTGGCCATGATGGCATTGGGCTATGGGCTCAAACGCCGGGGTATGACGTCGGATGAATTTTTAAAAACCCTTGATCGACTGGTGTACTATATTTTTTTCCCGGTCATGCTTTTCTGGAAAACAGCCAAGCCCACGGGCGCGGACACATCCGGAACCGCGCTTCTTATGGCCGTTCTTGTGACGGTCTGTCTTGCGTCTTTAATCTCTTATTTTTACATACGCATAACAAAAATGGAGGACAAGGCCGTTGGATCGTTTTTCCAGGCCTCGTTTCGATTCAACACCTATATCGGCATGGCAACGATCCTGACCGTTCTCGGAGAAGAGGGGGTAAGGCTTTTCAGCATTCTCATCGGGTGCCTGATCCCTGCCATAAATGTATTTTCGGTCTCTGTGCTGATATGGCATTCAGGCCGCACTCCGTCCATGGGTCAACGCCTATGGCTTTTATTGCGGGCGCTCATTTCCAATCCGCTGATCATTGGATGTGCCGCAGGCTTGCTTTTATCCCGCACCGGATATCGTCTGCCCGCATTTATCGATAACTTTCTTGCCCTGACGGCGTCGATGACCCTGCCCCTTGCCTTGATCTCCATGGGGGGGACCCTGACGTTTTCAGGCATTTCAAGGCATTGGCCCAATGCCCTGGCGGCTGCGGCCATCAAACTGACCATCATGCCTGTCACAGGATATATGATGCTCAACCTGTTTTCCCTATCAGATACGGCATTTCGGACAGGCATGATCTATTTCAGTCTGCCGACCTCCACGGCCATTGCCGTGTTGTCAGCCCAGCTGAATTCAGATGTGGAACTGGCTTCTACAGCAGTGATGGTGTCAACATTACTGTCCTTTATTTCACTGTCCGTGGCGCTCGTTATATAA
- a CDS encoding DUF4433 domain-containing protein: MSSAPGQPKICHILHHDKLPFVINDGFLLSDAIITARIQNGTTIGMSGIKQRRLYELTLTSHPYLYVGQCVPFYFCPRSIMLYLMYMKNLELAYKGGQEPIVHLVADLGQTIKWANDNNKRWAFTTSNAGSYYFEDYCNLSDLRLINWDAVHTNQWAACKEEKQAEFLIEECFPWELVEQIGVISPQYVREVSKALVNTHHKPPIAVRRNWYYP, encoded by the coding sequence ATGTCTTCAGCACCAGGACAACCTAAAATTTGTCATATTCTGCATCACGACAAACTCCCTTTCGTTATCAATGATGGCTTTCTTCTTTCAGATGCAATTATTACAGCCAGAATTCAAAATGGTACTACCATAGGAATGTCGGGTATAAAACAGCGGCGTCTTTATGAATTGACATTGACAAGCCATCCCTATTTGTATGTTGGGCAGTGTGTTCCATTCTATTTTTGTCCACGTTCAATTATGCTATATTTAATGTACATGAAAAACTTAGAGCTTGCATACAAAGGTGGACAGGAGCCTATTGTTCATTTGGTTGCAGATTTGGGGCAAACAATTAAATGGGCAAACGATAACAACAAAAGGTGGGCATTTACGACCAGTAATGCTGGATCTTATTATTTCGAGGACTATTGTAATCTTTCAGATTTACGATTGATTAACTGGGATGCTGTCCATACGAACCAATGGGCAGCTTGCAAGGAAGAAAAACAAGCTGAATTTCTGATTGAAGAATGTTTTCCATGGGAATTGGTGGAACAAATTGGCGTTATATCCCCTCAGTATGTTAGAGAGGTGAGTAAAGCGTTGGTGAATACACATCATAAACCACCAATTGCTGTACGGCGTAACTGGTATTACCCATAG
- the surE gene encoding 5'/3'-nucleotidase SurE produces MKILVTNDDGYQAPGIRALFNALKSDHEVILAAPDMEKSAVGHGITLHTPLKHQKVRIGHDDYGHAVAGNPADCVKLALFDICDQTPDLVISGINAGSNTGVNINYSGTVGAAREAAINGIPAIAVSIQYGDDMDFQGMANYTASILEKAMALDLPPGVFLNINAPAISFDQIVGTKVTSQANNNLINMFDRRQNPRDLTYYWYATMKQTNASEGSDDGALLENCISITPLQCDMTAHAAMGMIAKADF; encoded by the coding sequence ATGAAAATATTAGTGACAAACGACGACGGATACCAGGCCCCGGGCATCCGGGCGCTGTTTAATGCCCTGAAATCGGATCATGAGGTCATTCTGGCTGCCCCGGACATGGAGAAAAGCGCCGTGGGCCACGGCATCACCCTGCATACACCGCTCAAACATCAGAAGGTGCGTATAGGGCACGACGATTACGGCCATGCGGTTGCCGGCAATCCGGCCGATTGCGTCAAGCTGGCCCTGTTTGATATCTGCGATCAGACTCCGGATCTTGTGATTTCAGGCATTAATGCCGGGTCCAACACCGGCGTAAACATCAACTATTCCGGCACCGTGGGCGCGGCCCGGGAAGCGGCCATCAACGGAATTCCCGCCATTGCGGTATCCATCCAGTACGGTGATGATATGGACTTCCAGGGTATGGCAAACTACACCGCCTCTATTCTGGAAAAAGCCATGGCACTGGATCTTCCCCCCGGGGTTTTCCTGAACATCAATGCCCCGGCCATTTCCTTTGACCAAATCGTCGGCACAAAGGTGACTTCCCAGGCGAACAACAACCTGATCAACATGTTCGACCGCCGTCAGAATCCCAGGGACCTGACATACTACTGGTACGCCACCATGAAGCAGACAAATGCCAGTGAAGGCTCTGACGACGGTGCGCTGCTTGAAAACTGTATCTCCATCACCCCGCTTCAGTGCGACATGACTGCCCATGCCGCCATGGGTATGATCGCAAAGGCTGATTTTTAA
- a CDS encoding MFS transporter — protein MTTPDKNTSEAAEFQTSKFQAYRVSTIAFAHFVHDIYTSFLAPLLPLIIEKLSITLSQAGLLSTVMQIPSLANPFIGLFADNKGLARWLVILAPTLTAIPMSFIGIAPSYDMLLVLVFVAGISVSLFHVPAPVTVARYSGKFKGRGMSFFMTGGELARTMGPILAVAAVTYLGLEQFHFVLALALATSVLLFITLEPAQEPVKTKRRGSLTQAYKEIRHVLNPLAGILSARAMMHGSMGMFLTVYVEQATGSLWLGGTALTLYEATGVAGILSAGTLSDRLGRRRVLFWALTVAPVTILLFATTTGVIQIISLLITGFTVLSTTPVMLALVQENAKESPAAANGLFMMLSFAVRSIAVVVSGAIADAFGLNMMFIIAALAGFTAIPFLIRLKK, from the coding sequence ATGACAACACCAGATAAAAACACTTCAGAGGCTGCTGAATTTCAGACATCAAAATTTCAAGCATATCGGGTCTCCACCATTGCATTTGCCCACTTTGTCCATGATATTTACACAAGTTTTCTGGCCCCCCTGCTACCTCTGATCATTGAAAAGCTGTCCATAACCCTGAGCCAGGCCGGACTTTTATCCACGGTCATGCAGATCCCGTCCCTGGCCAATCCGTTCATCGGTCTGTTTGCCGACAACAAAGGGCTGGCACGCTGGCTGGTGATCCTGGCCCCGACCCTGACGGCCATCCCCATGAGCTTCATCGGCATTGCCCCATCCTATGATATGTTGCTTGTCCTGGTCTTTGTGGCTGGCATCTCGGTATCTCTTTTCCATGTCCCGGCCCCGGTGACGGTGGCAAGGTATTCGGGAAAATTCAAAGGCCGGGGCATGAGTTTTTTCATGACCGGGGGTGAACTTGCAAGGACCATGGGACCGATCCTTGCCGTTGCGGCGGTAACATATCTGGGGCTGGAACAATTCCATTTTGTTTTGGCCCTGGCCCTGGCCACCTCCGTGCTGTTGTTCATCACCCTGGAACCCGCCCAGGAGCCGGTCAAAACCAAGCGGCGGGGATCGTTAACCCAGGCCTACAAAGAGATCCGGCATGTGCTCAATCCCCTGGCCGGCATCCTTTCGGCCCGGGCCATGATGCACGGTTCCATGGGTATGTTTTTAACCGTGTATGTGGAACAGGCCACAGGCTCCTTGTGGCTGGGGGGCACGGCATTGACCCTGTATGAGGCCACAGGCGTTGCCGGTATCCTGTCTGCCGGCACCCTGTCCGATCGGTTGGGGCGCAGGCGTGTGCTGTTCTGGGCTTTGACGGTAGCCCCTGTAACCATTCTTTTATTTGCCACAACCACGGGGGTGATCCAGATTATTTCGCTTTTGATAACAGGGTTCACCGTCTTGTCCACCACCCCTGTGATGCTGGCCCTGGTCCAGGAGAATGCCAAGGAAAGTCCTGCGGCGGCCAATGGCCTTTTCATGATGCTCTCCTTTGCCGTAAGATCCATCGCCGTTGTGGTATCAGGGGCCATTGCAGACGCCTTCGGCCTGAACATGATGTTTATCATAGCCGCCCTGGCGGGCTTTACGGCAATTCCGTTTCTAATCAGATTAAAAAAATGA
- a CDS encoding peptidylprolyl isomerase, with protein MADLTAIMETSKGTINLTLFADKTPFTVGNFVNLAKREYYNGLTFHRVISDFMIQGGCPYGNGMGGPGYEFEDEFKKDLKHDKPGILSMANAGPGTNGSQFFITHVPTPHLDGMHTVFGAVVSQEDQDVVNSITQGDTIESITIKGNVGAVFKKIKAKVDEWNKTLNKSFPSLPKA; from the coding sequence ATGGCAGATTTGACAGCAATTATGGAAACTTCAAAAGGCACCATTAACCTGACGCTTTTTGCAGATAAGACCCCCTTTACCGTTGGTAATTTTGTAAACCTTGCAAAACGCGAATATTACAACGGGTTAACCTTTCACCGTGTGATTTCAGATTTCATGATCCAGGGCGGATGTCCTTACGGCAATGGTATGGGCGGCCCGGGATACGAATTTGAAGATGAGTTCAAAAAAGATCTCAAGCACGACAAACCCGGTATCCTGTCAATGGCCAATGCCGGTCCCGGGACAAACGGCAGCCAGTTTTTTATCACCCATGTGCCCACACCCCATCTGGACGGTATGCACACGGTATTTGGTGCGGTTGTCAGCCAGGAAGACCAGGATGTGGTCAACAGCATCACCCAGGGCGACACCATTGAAAGCATTACCATCAAAGGCAATGTTGGGGCTGTGTTCAAAAAAATTAAAGCCAAAGTGGATGAGTGGAATAAGACGTTGAATAAGTCCTTTCCCAGCCTGCCTAAAGCTTAA
- a CDS encoding Xaa-Pro peptidase family protein: MIDKLLPLDLTPETEISRRIHTLKEKMTQAGLDGVFLTHRPDYYYFSGSAQDAWLYVALDHEPILFVKRYLPRAVAESPLTQIFPVHSVTEIPQIIQDSHGGFAKTMGIAFDLVPVRDFKFFQSLFFGCAWQDATPVIMSCRAIKSDYELGIMQEVATISSRVFDFIAETLEPGIRETDLAGRIEAFARTQGHSGRLQTRHYRSIGFTFHIMGGESGGQSGALDSPVCGTGMYTAFPFGAGARLIGKNDPVLIDLGTMAFGYHMDESRMFVAGKLSGPADAASQAAIDILFHVKEAMKPGVAMKTIFQTSVTMADKLGYEEQFLGLPGLKSKFLGHGIGLELVEDPIIAKGRSTVLEPGMVFAVEPKFIFHDRFAAGVESVIQITETGSRFLSIAPNKVFVV, translated from the coding sequence ATGATAGATAAACTTTTGCCCCTGGATTTGACCCCTGAAACAGAAATCAGCCGGCGGATACACACGCTCAAAGAAAAGATGACCCAGGCCGGGCTGGACGGGGTATTTCTCACCCACAGACCCGATTATTACTACTTCAGCGGCTCGGCCCAGGATGCCTGGCTGTATGTCGCCCTGGACCATGAGCCTATTTTATTTGTAAAAAGGTATCTTCCCAGAGCCGTTGCCGAAAGCCCGCTGACCCAAATTTTCCCGGTTCATTCCGTCACGGAAATTCCCCAGATCATCCAGGACAGTCACGGCGGTTTTGCAAAAACCATGGGCATCGCCTTTGACCTTGTACCGGTCCGGGATTTTAAATTTTTCCAGTCATTGTTTTTTGGTTGCGCCTGGCAGGATGCCACCCCGGTGATCATGTCCTGCCGGGCAATCAAATCAGATTATGAGCTTGGCATTATGCAGGAGGTGGCAACCATATCCAGCCGGGTGTTTGACTTTATTGCCGAGACCCTTGAACCCGGCATCCGGGAAACGGACCTGGCCGGCCGCATTGAGGCCTTTGCCAGAACCCAGGGCCACTCGGGCCGTCTCCAGACCCGCCATTACAGATCCATTGGGTTCACCTTTCACATCATGGGCGGAGAGAGCGGAGGGCAGTCAGGCGCCCTTGATTCTCCGGTATGCGGCACCGGCATGTACACGGCCTTTCCCTTTGGTGCGGGCGCCCGGTTGATTGGAAAAAATGATCCCGTACTCATTGATCTGGGCACCATGGCATTTGGCTATCACATGGATGAATCCCGGATGTTTGTGGCCGGAAAACTCTCCGGCCCGGCCGATGCGGCAAGTCAGGCGGCCATCGACATTCTTTTCCATGTCAAAGAAGCCATGAAGCCCGGCGTTGCCATGAAAACAATTTTTCAAACGTCCGTCACCATGGCCGACAAGCTGGGATACGAGGAACAATTTTTAGGTCTTCCCGGATTAAAGTCCAAATTTTTAGGCCATGGCATTGGTCTTGAGCTGGTGGAAGACCCAATCATTGCAAAGGGCCGAAGCACAGTGCTTGAACCGGGAATGGTGTTTGCCGTGGAACCCAAATTCATTTTCCACGACCGGTTTGCCGCAGGCGTGGAAAGCGTCATCCAGATCACGGAAACCGGCAGCCGGTTTCTGAGCATCGCCCCCAACAAGGTATTCGTAGTTTAA
- a CDS encoding 4Fe-4S dicluster domain-containing protein has translation MTDDIYKKLALHLDKMPAGFPATDSGVEVNILKRLFTQEEATIVLGLNMWPEPVPVIAERLSMDPESLGHTLMEMSRKGLIFRSGKEDSPSYMAIQFVIGIWEFNLNRLNRELIKDVNEYLPQYMKKSWVKYKTKQLRVIPVSKSVTVDLATMPYETAEEIISKQKKIVVSDCICRKEHGMVGQTCEYPMEVCLTFGSGAYYYEGNGLGRAIDVEEALSLLEKGRQAGLVLQPGNAKDPGNICMCCGCCCQVLGNLKKLEQPAKAVHSNYFARVDADECVGCENCVDRCHMDAVAMEDAVAMVNLDRCIGCGVCVPVCPSGAIALVKKQEVDQYDPPANTFETYLTMAQERGNI, from the coding sequence ATGACCGATGATATTTATAAAAAACTGGCCCTGCATCTGGATAAAATGCCGGCGGGCTTTCCGGCAACGGATTCCGGTGTTGAAGTAAACATTCTTAAACGGCTTTTTACACAAGAAGAGGCAACCATTGTACTTGGGTTGAACATGTGGCCGGAGCCTGTGCCGGTGATTGCCGAGCGGCTGTCCATGGATCCGGAAAGCTTGGGGCATACGCTCATGGAGATGTCCAGAAAAGGGCTGATTTTCAGGAGCGGCAAAGAGGATTCCCCGTCGTACATGGCCATCCAGTTTGTGATCGGTATCTGGGAATTTAATCTCAACCGGCTCAACAGGGAGCTGATCAAGGATGTGAACGAATATCTGCCCCAGTATATGAAAAAAAGCTGGGTCAAATATAAAACCAAGCAGCTGCGTGTCATTCCCGTGTCAAAGTCGGTGACGGTGGACCTGGCCACCATGCCCTATGAAACCGCCGAAGAGATCATTTCCAAACAAAAGAAAATTGTGGTCAGCGATTGTATCTGCCGCAAGGAGCATGGCATGGTGGGCCAAACCTGTGAGTATCCCATGGAGGTGTGTCTCACGTTCGGTTCCGGGGCCTACTACTATGAAGGAAACGGCCTGGGCCGGGCCATTGATGTGGAAGAAGCCCTAAGCCTTCTTGAAAAGGGGCGCCAGGCAGGACTTGTGCTTCAACCGGGCAATGCAAAGGATCCGGGTAATATCTGCATGTGCTGCGGGTGCTGCTGCCAGGTGCTGGGCAACCTGAAAAAGCTTGAACAGCCGGCAAAGGCCGTCCACTCCAACTATTTTGCCCGGGTTGATGCGGATGAATGCGTGGGGTGTGAGAATTGTGTGGACCGGTGCCATATGGATGCCGTTGCCATGGAAGACGCGGTGGCTATGGTCAATTTGGACCGGTGTATCGGCTGCGGGGTGTGCGTGCCGGTCTGTCCGTCCGGGGCCATTGCTTTGGTTAAAAAGCAGGAGGTGGATCAATATGATCCGCCGGCAAATACATTTGAAACATATCTGACCATGGCCCAGGAGCGAGGAAATATTTAA
- a CDS encoding pancreas/duodenum homeobox protein 1 has product MVQKDFDSILTQEFLDELLPPERSDQFFDALYGDASEGAYDIRLEPISISGSRIVLAFNLQRRPNKCLVCSLTYGLPNVFTRHPLINIKGMIEKIKEAGIPVKSWRLGDTEENSASLHIIPLYIDLD; this is encoded by the coding sequence ATGGTTCAAAAAGATTTTGACAGCATACTCACCCAGGAATTTTTAGATGAGCTGTTACCGCCTGAAAGAAGTGATCAGTTTTTTGACGCGCTATATGGTGATGCCTCGGAAGGGGCCTATGACATCCGGCTGGAACCTATCAGTATTTCCGGCAGCCGGATTGTCCTTGCCTTTAATCTCCAGCGCCGGCCGAACAAATGCCTGGTGTGCAGTCTGACATACGGGTTACCCAACGTATTTACCCGGCACCCCCTGATCAACATCAAAGGCATGATTGAAAAAATCAAAGAGGCCGGAATTCCGGTGAAAAGCTGGCGTTTAGGAGATACCGAGGAAAATTCGGCGTCCCTTCATATTATCCCTTTGTACATTGACCTGGACTGA